A window from Labrus mixtus chromosome 14, fLabMix1.1, whole genome shotgun sequence encodes these proteins:
- the LOC132988109 gene encoding clathrin interactor 1-like, with product MLNMWKVRELVDKATNVVMNYSEIESKVREATNDDPWGPSGQLMGEIAKSTFMYEQFPEVMNMLWTRMLKDNKKNWRRVYKALLLLAYLIRNGSERVVTSAREHIYDLRSLENYNLIDENGKDQGINVRQKVKEMVEFVQDDDRLREERKKAKKNKDKYIGVSSDSMGGGGGGVGGGGGGGGSGGSIKNSTELDRSKWDEDWDKSRGAFPFSEKLGEISDKIGSTIDDTINKFRKKERDDSPDRISDNEEDRASRNGRQETLEFKDEEETVTTKSIQITQATETTTTTTRKRSGATSSKTLDLGAAAHYTGDKSPEEKSSVRQSSSSGLADLLVIDPSSNQGTATGGSSDLIGGFADFSSPAASASLPTTTAAASSNGNGEFGDWSAFSTNQPASSSSGPSHQVNDLFGSVQSPSAPTSNPALVPPSAELFDLMGGVNHQLTNQHTTLSASQSMTFSLGGTTPGASVVMPTMPLSRSQQSLGGMTSQEPLGQQQKVGVGGQGSLGSTWSDPSVNISLDFLSAGLNPTKTPPTLNNIIQQQGVPAVNLIAQNFGGLNLSSPPHVTPIRPPTNPMMAGNAMAMGMPTSMTTGMPASLAASMPSSMNTGTIGMGGIPVNQGMMGMNMSMNMGMAAPVMMGGMAGVGVPGVGMGLAHSITPSVVPPKQDAFANFGSFGK from the exons CACCAATGTGGTTATGAATTACTCAGAGATTGAGTCCAAGGTGAGGGAGGCCACCAATGATGACCCCTGGGGACCCTCTGGACAACTGATGGGAGAAATAGCCAA atctaCCTTTATGTATGAGCAGTTTCCAGAGGTGATGAACATGCTGTGGACCAGGATGCTGAAAGACAACAAGAAGAACTGGAGACGGGTCTACAAG GCTTTACTGCTGCTGGCCTATCTAATCAGGAATGGGTCTGAAAGAGTGGTCACCAGTGCCAGAGAACACATATACGACCTGAGATCTCTAGAAAACTACAATCTTATTG atgAGAATGGTAAGGATCAGGGTATCAATGTACGTCAGAAGGTGAAGGAGATGGTGGAGTTTGTCCAGGATGATGACagactgagagaggagaggaagaaagccAAGAAGAACAAAGATAAATACATTGGAGTCTCCTCTGACAGTAtgggaggtggtggaggaggagtaggaggaggaggaggaggaggaggaagcggaggaaGCATTAAGAACT CTACTGAGTTAGATAGAAGCAAGTGGGATGAGGACTGGGACAAGAGTAGAGGAGCTTTCCCTTTCAGCGAGAAGCTCGGAGAGATCAGTGACAAGATAGGCAGCACCATCGACGACACAATTAACAAGTTCAGAAAGAAGGAACGAGACGACTCACCAGACAGAATTAG TGACAATGAGGAGGACAGAGCATCAAGAAATGGAAGGCAGGAAACCCTTGAATTTAAAGATGAGGAAGAAACCGTCACAACAAAGAGCATCCAGATCACACAAGCAACAGAAACAACTACCACCACGACACGCAAACGTAGCGGAGCAACAAGCAGCAAGACCCTTGACCTGGGTGCTGCAGCCCACTACACCGGAGACAAGAGCCCAGAGGAGAAG TCTTCAGTCAGACAATCCTCAAGTAGTGGTCTAGCTGACCTGCTAGTCATCGACCCTTCATCTAATCAGGGCACTGCAACAG GTGGCAGTTCAGACCTCATTGGCGGCTTTGCTGACTTCTCCTCACCTGCAGCCTCCGCCAGCCTCCCAACCACCACTG CTGCTGCATCATCCAATGGAAATGGAGAATTTGGAGACTGGAGTGCATTCTCAACCAATCAGCCAGCCTCATCCAGCTCTGGTCCCTCCCATCAGGTCAATGACTTGTTTGGCAGCGTCCAGTCACCTTCCGCCCCAACCTCTAATCCTGCTCTTGTCCCACCTTCTGCGGAGCTTTTTGACCTGATGGGCGGAGTTAACCACCAGCTAACCAATCAACATACAACATTGAGTGCCTCTCAGAGCATGACTTTCTCTCTGGGAGGGACGACGCCAGGAGCTTCTGTTGTTATGCCCACCATGCCCCTTTCTCGCTCTCAACAG AGTTTGGGAGGCATGACATCCCAGGAGCCTTTAGGACAACAGCAGAAGGTCGGCGTTGGAGGTCAAGGATCATTGGGGTCGACTTGGTCTGACCCCTCCGTCAACATCAGCCTGGACTTCTTATCAGCGGGTCTCAACCCTACTAAGACACCTCCCACACTCAACAACATCATCCAGCAACAAG GTGTGCCTGCTGTCAACCTGATAGCCCAGAACTTTGGAGGGCTGAACCTCAGCTCCCCACCCCATGTAACACCCATCAGACCACCAACAAATCCCATGATGGCAGGCAATGCCATGGCAATGGGCATGCCAACTTCCATGACAACTGGCATGCCTGCTTCATTGGCAGCTAGTATGCCCTCTTCAATGAACACGGGGACCATTGGGATGGGAGGAATTCCTGTAAACCAAGGCATGATGGGAATGAACATGAGCATGAATATGGGCATGGCTGCTCCAGTGATGATGGGTGGTATGGCTGGCGTGGGAGTTCCAGGAGTGGGGATGGGCCTTGCACACTCAATCACCCCATCTGTTGTTCCACCCAAACAAGATGCCTTTGCTAACTTTGGCAGTTTTGGGAAATGA